A genomic segment from Aspergillus chevalieri M1 DNA, chromosome 7, nearly complete sequence encodes:
- a CDS encoding uncharacterized protein (COG:L;~EggNog:ENOG410PGPZ;~InterPro:IPR012337,IPR001584,IPR036397,IPR041588, IPR043128;~PFAM:PF00665,PF17921;~go_function: GO:0003676 - nucleic acid binding [Evidence IEA];~go_process: GO:0015074 - DNA integration [Evidence IEA]) has protein sequence MTTKKLTARQARWAEFLSRFYFLIRYRPGRENTLADALSRPVTDIQKKDEYRHQILLKPETVEAPIQVNDLEPALQVVDQILKANRNSATAEGYHKKAQEGKDDWTLQDGLLLKGNRLFVPDDDPELRTRLLDEVHAQVSTAHPGRTKTQQLIRAQYYWPTWRQDAERYVRNCSKCQRAENPRDHVPGLLQPLPIAERPWQHISMDFRSFPVDKNGYDAALVIVDRFSKRPISIPCKKTATSEDVARMFIKHVYRHRGPPSTIVSDRGPQFVSAFWDELC, from the coding sequence ATGACAACAAAGAAGTTGACTGCACGGCaagccagatgggctgagtTCCTCTCCCGATTCTATTTCCTGATTCGATACCGACCTGGACGAGAGAATACCCTTGCAGATGCCCTTAGTCGACCAGTGACAGATATccagaagaaggatgagtACCGTCACCAGATCTTGCTGAAGCCAGAGACTGTTGAAGCACCAATTCAGGTGAATGACCTGGAGCCAGCATTACAGGTAGTGGATCAGATACTCAAGGCCAACCGCAACTCTGCTACAGCAGAAGGATATCACAAGAAAGCTCAAGAGGGAAAGGATGACTGGACTCTCCAAGATGGCCTGCTACTGAAAGGAAACcgattgtttgttcctgatgatgaccctgaaCTCCGCACCCGACtgcttgatgaagtgcatgCACAAGTATCAACTGCACACCCAgggagaacaaaaacccaacagctcatcagagCACAATACTACTGGCCAACCTGGAGACAAGATGCTGAAAGATATGTACGGAATTGCTCAAAATGTCAGAGAGCTGAGAACCCTCGAGATCATGTTCCAGGGCTTCTTCAACCTTTACCCATTGCTGAGCGCCCCTGGCAACATATATCTATGGACTTCCGTTCCTTTCCAGTTGACAAGAATGGATATGACGCTGCACTAGTGATAGTGGATCGATTTAGCAAGAGACCCATCAGCATTCCCtgcaagaagactgccacctctgaagatgttgcacgCATGTTCATCAAACATGTTTACCGGCATAGGGGGCCTCCATCAACTATCGTATCAGACCGTGGACCCCAATTTGTGTCAGCATTCTGGGATGAACTCTGC
- a CDS encoding uncharacterized protein (COG:S;~EggNog:ENOG410Q29X;~InterPro:IPR032567,IPR001878,IPR036875;~PFAM:PF00098;~go_function: GO:0003676 - nucleic acid binding [Evidence IEA];~go_function: GO:0008270 - zinc ion binding [Evidence IEA]) yields MPRPRNTVASTRANRNETNNDDTNRNEANTNTERENRQNPILIDGDENEEQRMMTLEEFLQYASEEPEWLYEKLQATHQRYDDSLDDHKVRLAEEELRGQTKDGEIALLRRETEEMKGQLQDIKKQLTDVTAERDAFGSQIARLVMDSASGRRASPMPINSKSTKIPDPPMLTDGKEPRFEDWLLLMSQKLTANADHFDTSQLRIAYVASRCDGKARKHITPRMRDDAINPYTDSKDMLNHLKTIYDDPNRVTTAKHQFRQLYMKNSDKFHDFFSEFLYLAAEAGVAEDDWKDELYTKLTTKLQELCISSSIGDGTFQEFSSAVSQTASRLEVINHQAQKNRTFTPNKDMSKGTSRTGTTFKKEPTPSQSTNSTTPRMGNAERDQLMKEGRCFHCQEHGHLARDCSTKTPTPELKELEQKAPENEQNDDAGKV; encoded by the coding sequence ATGCCTCGCCCAAGAAACACCGTTGCCTCTACCAGAGCCAACCGAAACGAAACGAACAATGATGATACCAACCGAAATGAAGCGAATACCAATACTGAACGAGAGAACCGACAGAACCCCATCCttattgatggagatgagaatGAAGAACAACGCATGATGACCTTGGAGGAGTTCTTGCAATATGCCTCTGAGGAGCCAGAATGGTTGTATGAGAAGCTCCAAGCAACTCATCAACGATATGATGACAGTCTTGATGACCATAAGGTCCggcttgctgaagaagagctcCGAGGACAAACCAAGGATggagaaattgcgcttctgcgccgtgaaacagaagagatgaagggacaactccaagatatcaagaagcAACTTACTGATGTGACTGCTGAACGTGACGCATTTGGGAGCCAAATTGCCCGACTGGTGATGGACAGTGCCAGTGGCCGTCGAGCCTCTCCAAtgcccatcaacagcaaATCCACCAAGATCCCAGATCCCCCAATGCTTACTGATGGAAAGGAGCCCCGATTTGAAGACTGGCTGCTCCTGATGTCTCAGAAGCTTACTGCTAATGCAGACCACTTTGACACTTCCCAACTTCGTATAGCATACGTGGCTAGTCGATGTGATGGTAAAGCTCGGAAACACATCACTCCACGCATGCGAGATGATGCAATAAACCCATACACCGACTCAAAGGATATGCTCAATCACCTGAAAACCATCTATGATGATCCGAACCGTGTTACCACTGCAAAGCACCAATTTCGACAGTtatacatgaagaacagcGACAAGTTTCATGACTTTTTCTCTGAGTTCCTTTACCTCGCAGCTGAAGCGGGCGTCGCTGAAGACGACTGGAAGGATGAGCTTTACACCAAATTGACGACCAAGCTCCAGGAGTTGTGCATCTCCAGTAGCATTGGTGATGGAACATTCCAGGAATTCTCTAGCGCTGTCTCCCAGACTGCAAGCCGACTTGAAGTTATCAACCACCAGGCTCAGAAGAATCGAACGTTCACTCccaacaaggatatgagcAAGGGAACTAGTCGAACTGGGACCACCTTCAAGAAAGAACCGACCCCATCTCAGAGCACCAATTCTACCACCCCACGTATGGGTAATGCTGAGCGTGATCaattgatgaaggaaggccGTTGCTTCCATTGCCAAGAACATGGGCATCTTGCTCGCGACTGTTCCACCAAAACCCCAACCCCTGAACTGAAGGAACTTGAGCAGAAAGCACCTGAGAATGAACAGAATGATGATGCGGGAAAAGTCTAG
- a CDS encoding uncharacterized protein (COG:S;~EggNog:ENOG410PPEN;~InterPro:IPR029062;~MEROPS:MER0031431), with protein sequence MAPSQKALIAITSAHAPLYPDGKETGLFITEALHPFEVFRKAGFEVDLVSETGSYQPDWLSQQKDWLSDQDRAVHEDHNSEFRSKLDKLLKPNDVNPANYGLFFASAGHASLIDYPSAKGLQAIAARIYTIGGIVSAVCHGGAIFPGVIDPSTGKSVIADRKVTGFTTRGEEEEGVLDTIKSWNRPTIEASAADSGATYVSPAGPWDAFTITDGRIVTGANPASAHVTAEAAVKAFNNL encoded by the exons ATGGCTCCCTCTCAAAAGGCCCTTATCGCAATCACTTCGGCGCATGCTCCACTCTATCCCGACGGCAAGGAGACAG GTCTCTTCATTACGGAAGCTTTGCATCCGTTTGAGGTATTCCGAAAAGCAGGCTTCGAGGTCGACCTTGTCTCCGAGACAGGTAGCTACCAACCGGACTGGCTGTCGCAGCAGAAAGACTGGCTGTCCGACCAGGATCGAGCTGTCCATGAGGATCACAACAGTGAATTTCGTTCCAAACTGGATAAATTGCTAAAACCCAATGATGTCAATCCAGCCAAC TACGGGTTGTTCTTTGCCTCTGCTGGCCACGCATCTTTGATCGATTACCCTAGTGCCAAAGGACTGCAGGCTATTGCAGCTAGGATATACACCATTGGTGGCATCGTGTCGGCCGT ATGCCACGGAGGTGCAATCTTCCCGGGAGTTATTGATCCTAGCACCGGAAAATCAGTTATTGCTGATCGCAAGGTCACCGGCTTCACCACCCGaggtgaagaagaggagggtgTTCTTGATACAATCAAGAGCTGGAACCGACCCACTATCGAGGCGTCCGCTGCTGATTCAGGAGCGACAT ATGTTTCGCCAGCTGGACCTTGGGATGCATTTACCATTACTGATGGTCGCATTGTCACGGGAGCAAACCCTGCGAGCGCGCATGTTACTGCTGAGGCTGCGGTTAAGGCGTTTAACAACCTTTGA
- a CDS encoding uncharacterized protein (COG:Q;~EggNog:ENOG410PFM9;~InterPro:IPR013154,IPR013149,IPR036291,IPR011032, IPR020843;~PFAM:PF00107,PF08240;~go_function: GO:0016491 - oxidoreductase activity [Evidence IEA];~go_process: GO:0055114 - oxidation-reduction process [Evidence IEA]) encodes MNAVVVQGGKGPADSMSIQQIPKPVPCTGQALVKIKAFGLNRMDLLQREGLYPLPPQAPETLGVEFSGTIEALGPDTKCDFQIGDPTFGLAYGGAYAEYIAVSTDMLIHKPAALSWEEAAGVPETWITASQALLLIGNFVPGQSVLWHAGASSVSISGIQLAKAKGAKAIYATVGSQEKVDFLVKELGVTAAFIYKTQDWASELKQATNGEGANIIVDFVGASHFQGNLNAAAYDGRVVLLALMGGAKLPDNVDISALLSKGSA; translated from the exons ATGAATGCCGTCG TCGTCCAAGGCGGCAAAGGCCCAGCTGATTCGATGTCTATACAGCAAATACCCAAGCCTGTACCCTGTACTGGACAGGCTCTGGTCAAGATTAAGGCGTTCGGTCTAAACCGTATGGATTTGCTACAGAGGGAGGGCTTATACCCTCTGCCGCCACAGGCACCTGAGACACTGGGAGTCGAGTTCTCTGGCACCATCGAGGCATTGGGCCCAGATACGAAATGCGATTTCCAAATTGGCGATCCGACATTTGGACTTGCCTATGGAG GGGCTTATGCTGAATACATTGCTGTCTCGACCGACATGCTAATCCATAAGCCTGCGGCGCTCTCGTGGGAAGAAGCTGCAGGTGTTCCTGAA ACCTGGATCACAGCCTCACAGGCGCTCCTTCTCATCGGAAACTTTGTGCCTGGCCAGTCGGTGCTATGGCATGCTGGTGCCTCGTCTGTGTCTATTTCTGGAATCCAGCTTGCTAAAGCGAAAGGAGCCAAAGCTATCTATGCAACGGTCGGCTCGCAGGAAAAAGTAGATTTCCTTGTTAAGGAACTTGGCGTTACAGCTGCATTCATATACAAAACCCAGGACTGGGCCTCCGAGCTCAAGCAGGCAACAAACGGCGAGGGTGCTAACATTATTGTTGACTTCGTTGGTGCCAGCCATTTCCAGGGCAACCTCAATGCTGCCGCATATGACGGTCGTGTTGTACTGTTGGCTTTGATGGGTGGGGCAAAGCTGCCAGACAATGTGGACATATCTGCACTGCTATCAAAAGGGTCCGCCTAG
- a CDS encoding fungal specific transcription factor domain-containing protein (COG:S;~EggNog:ENOG410PU9D;~InterPro:IPR007219;~PFAM:PF04082;~TransMembrane:1 (o52-69i);~go_function: GO:0003677 - DNA binding [Evidence IEA];~go_function: GO:0008270 - zinc ion binding [Evidence IEA];~go_process: GO:0006351 - transcription, DNA-templated [Evidence IEA]), with protein MPPNDVLDQLITQFFDCVDWFMMVFHEGEFRRQYRNLIASVDVSASDGNNNFLWLLLLVLGLGAHYSSFTGSLGERQQNLQDLSKRLLAEIEYKFLPIIGSPNVEAVQICVLMGSFHLFNGRPTVGLGVLGSGIKIAQVIGLHRESMWQGVSDVARETRRRSWWALEVADKCVVSTHPASLLADQLIDYFPDTQPLPLGGRAL; from the exons ATGCCTCCGAATGACGTGCTTGATCAACTCATCACACAGTTTTTCGACTGCGTGGATTGGTTCATGATG GTCTTTCACGAAGGAGAGTTTCGGAGACAGTACAGGAATTTGATAGCATCTGTGGATGTTTCAGCATCAGACGGCAACAACAATTTTCTATGGCTCCTGTTGCTGGTCCTTGGCCTAGGTGCCCACTATTCGTCCTTTACCGGATCTCTGGGAGAGCGTCAGCAAAATTTACAGGATCTTTCTAAGAGACTCCTTGCCGAAATCGAATATAAATTCTTACCGATTATCGGCTCTCCTAATGTGGAAGCTGTGCAAATATGTGTGCTGATGGGAAGTTTTCATCTGTTCAATGGTCGACCTACCGTTGGGCTAGGAGTCCTGGGAAGTGGGATCAAAATTGCCCAGGTCATTGGATTGCACCGTGAATCAATGTGGCAGGGTGTCTCTGATGTCGCACGGGAGACGAGACGACGGTCATGGTGGGCTTTGGAAGTTGCTGACAAGTGCGTTGTTTCTACACACCCTGCATCACTCCTGGCCGACCAACTCATTGACTATTTTCCAGATACGCAGCCATTGCCTTTGGGCGGCCGTGCACTATAG
- a CDS encoding uncharacterized protein (COG:S;~EggNog:ENOG410PPVP;~InterPro:IPR027417) — translation MSFLYYAFRKLLNAGAPDDIPPQPAYIMTGRCKGESMVDGQTVPCFCPKGQYQVVDRHPNLSELRCICGHYFSKHDSSPESTTSAPSALAPTLPRHARSAPRKRLPETFTERNLTVTALWDLIKRRQVVHIRGTPATGKSTLAHLLARHVSILEPELEVYHLCWPESFDYLLKSTPYSYLLNDLAHRSQDCDDWMDIEGLLIIDEAQASYRYSSLWNDLIKFLEPGFGLRVALFSSYGSASALVQEASTLTPLKLNSNQRVSLKRFVEHPDLCLLLSHDEFHDLVYRRCLSYGDSQPFRPSAELIEHLFGMTQGHAAASACVLEILSESKELRSFRKRALPIPLVDALKFIQTDKFLKAALNSAKFARGLVSEEVLHKMPDLVKFLQTAVSQNFVSGDPAPGTPLELCYRNGWLQAELSRDDSTVYVFASPLHRRCTEFLLPQPSEPFPRSLYPTLKVFSFSVLRMFSAVALNIEAPLSDSAVSRPLEAGYQDEYYRASFELLGNLYLKSEWAGTQQTGWVDFVIPSEKWIVDCIRDGDKLEEHIERFQMTGKYRHRISNQEVQEFILLDFRRSIPRKQRGIDWLFHVVFADDFSSYTVYDSDCKVVLGESQVALLR, via the exons ATGTCCTTCCTATACTATGCTTTTCGCAAGCTGCTCAACGCAGGAGCACCTGACGACATACCACCTCAGCCAGCATATATTATGACAGGTCGGTGCAAGGGCGAGTCCATGGTAGATGGGCAAACTGTTCCTTGCTTCTGTCCTAAGGGACAGTACCAAGTTGTCGATCGCCACCCAAATCTGTCAGAGCTACGATGCATCTGTGGACACTACTTTTCTAAGCATGATAGTAGTCCGGAATCGACTACCTCTGCACCATCTGCTTTGGCGCCTACGCTACCCAGACACG CTCGCTCTGCACCGCGCAAGAGACTGCCTGAAACTTTTACAGAACGCAATCTGACAGTGACCGCTCTGTGGGATCTTATAAAGCGAAGGCAGGTTGTACACATCCGTGGCACCCCAGCCACAGGCAAGTCGACCCTGGCCCATCTGCTCGCGAGACACGTGTCGATTCTTGAACCAGAGTTGGAAGTATATCACCTGTGTTGGCCAGAATCTTTTGACTACCTACTCAAGTCAACACCGTACAGTTATCTTCTAAACGATTTAGCGCATCGCTCTCAGGACTGTGATGATTGGATGGACATTGAGGGACTGCTAATAATTGACGAGGCTCAGGCCTCTTATCGGTACTCGAGCCTGTGGAATGACCTGATCAAATTTTTGGAGCCTGGGTTCGGTCTGAGGGTCGCATTATTCTCGTCTTACGGCTCGGCTTCTGCTCTCGTCCAAGAGGCATCAACGTTAACTCCTCTGAAACTCAATTCAAACCAGCGTGTCTCCCTCAAGCGTTTTGTAGAGCACCCAGATTTGTGCCTCCTGCTATCACATGATGAATTCCACGATCTCGTGTACCGCCGCTGCCTGTCATATGGCGATTCCCAGCCGTTTCGTCCGTCCGCTGAGTTGATTGAGCACCTCTTTGGAATGACTCAGGGACATGCAGCAGCATCGGCTTGTGTCCTAGAAATTTTATCAGAGTCAAAA GAACTTAGGTCTTTTCGGAAACGTGCCCTACCGATTCCCCTAGTGGACGCACTCAAATTCATACAGACCGACAAGTTTCTTAAGGCAGCCTTGAATTCTGCGAAGTTTGCCCGCGGTCTGGTATCAGAAGAGGTACTCCACAAAATGCCAGATCTGGTTAAATTTTTACAAACTGCTGTTTCACAAAACTTTGTTTCAGGAGACCCAGCGCCTGGTACGCCCCTGGAGCTGTGCTACCGGAATGGATGGTTGCAGGCAGAACTGTCTAGGGATGATTCTACAGTTTATGTCTTCGCCTCGCCGCTACACAGAAG ATGCACTGAATTTCTCCTTCCTCAGCCGAGTGAGCCGTTTCCGCGCTCACTATATCCCACACTCAAGGTGTTTTCATTCTCCGTTCTTCGTATGTTCAGCGCTGTTGCGCTGAATATCGAAGCACCCTTGAGTGACAGCGCTGTTTCACGACCACTAGAAGCCGGTTATCAAGACGAATACTACAGGGCAAGTTTTGAACTGCTTGGCAACCTTTACCTCAAATCAGAATGGGCCGGGACTCAGCAGACTGGCTGGGTGGACTTCGTGATCCCATCTGAAAAATGGATCGTAGATTGTATTCGGGATGGGGACAAGCTCGAGGAGCACATCGAGCGCTTTCAAATGACTGGGAAGTACAGGCATCGGATAAGCAATCAGGAGGTGCAGGAGTTCATTCTCCTAGATTTTAGACGATCCATCCCAAGAAAACAGAGAG GGATTGATTGGCTTTTCCATGTCGTCTTCGCTGACGATTTCTCCTCTTATACGGTATATGACTCCGACTGCAAGGTTGTGCTGGGCGAGAGCCAGGTCGCTTTGTTGCGGTGA
- a CDS encoding uncharacterized protein (COG:S;~EggNog:ENOG410PXCT;~InterPro:IPR036864,IPR007219,IPR001138;~PFAM:PF00172,PF04082;~TransMembrane:1 (o603-622i);~go_function: GO:0000981 - DNA-binding transcription factor activity, RNA polymerase II-specific [Evidence IEA];~go_function: GO:0003677 - DNA binding [Evidence IEA];~go_function: GO:0008270 - zinc ion binding [Evidence IEA];~go_process: GO:0006351 - transcription, DNA-templated [Evidence IEA];~go_process: GO:0006355 - regulation of transcription, DNA-templated [Evidence IEA]) produces MDGSPEAESGPDRRQALACSYCRIEKIKCSRTNPCENCMDRGEECTYPLVKRRVGSKRDKPRKALEERLARMEFLLQLSNSENAATSSANREQRPEFSTSAQSAEMQNPESQSPFSSAMLNDSGEIMDGISTAEVDPLKDHPSFHSQMTQETSHTLPPLPAPTLTRPQHLTHHTLPEGVQDSSPHVECADLLGTEVGWEYHGPTSFLSICSIPGIAWVSESSGEPGFFETAKTLVLNIDSRLKMRRNLRRETIAEPDEDTAWKWCKAYFEHSFDASLGLVSQQHFETRLRHHFAQRDVTDDDPAWYALRNTVYASGYRLSSSNMPYSNMFGEIHGQAWRYFEKAFSVHTELLYCDTGLTAVQALTSMSFFAEGLGSPSLGYMLSSCAMRLAQAKGLHRQPAQSWNLPQAEQQHRIRLFWTLYILEKHISYRSGRPSIIDDDDISCSLPSTQLADNTTYTDSFIYIVQHARISSRIAKQLASGKSFRQTHAKILEVIQELNTELQEWRDSLPSFLQPDAPTTRHEKRPRNINMYHVMYLRYAYYGSVMAIHCILTHPWNSSLFGSGQTAALHSHISISSHVVVNAARSIILDTNAIHVDASTPIWLAFYFPLVSAINIFIYTLKYPALPTASSDLALLDIATGHFSRLELVSPDIALPFVREIARLARATVECVNKVATSPSSLLRPDLQAFPVTPPFLQNSEDNTSLKEDMLELYSDNWSTMFPCLNDEFPRNY; encoded by the exons ATGGACGGCTCACCAGAAGCAGAGTCGGGTCCGGACAGAAGACAAGCCCTCGCTTGCAGCTACTGTCGCATTGAAAAAATCAAGT GCAGTCGGACAAATCCATGTGAAAACTGCATG GATCGTGGAGAAGAATGTACCTACCCTCTCGTGAAACGAAGGGTCGGATCTAAGCGTGACAAGCCAAGAAAGGCCTTAGAAGAACGACTTGCGCGGATGGAATTTCTGCTTCAGCTTTCAAACAGCGAAAATGCTGCAACCAGTTCAGCCAACAGAGAACAGCGGCCTGAATTTTCAACTTCCGCACAATCTGCTGAGATGCAAAATCCTGAGAGCCAGAGCCCTTTTTCCTCTGCCATGTTAAATGATTCCGGTGAAATTATGGACGGGATTAGCACTGCGGAAGTTGACCCATTAAAAGATCACCCATCATTTCATTCTCAAATGACACAAGAGACATCGCACACGCTTCCACCTCTGCCTGCCCCCACCTTGACACGGCCACAACATCTCACGCATCACACGTTGCCTGAAGGTGTCCAAGATTCATCGCCGCATGTTGAGTGTGCGGACCTTTTGGGTACCGAG GTTGGATGGGAATATCATG GGCCAACATCGTTCTTATCAATCTGCTCCATCCCAGGAATCGCGTGGGTTTCGGAAAGTTCGGGGGAGCCGGGTTTCTTTGAGACAGCTAAAACCCTTGTGCTTAATATTGACTCACGGCTAAAGATGCGACGCAATCTGCGCCGCGAAACCATTGCTGAGCCTGATGAGGATACCGCATGGAAATGGTGTAAAG CCTACTTCGAACATTCTTTCGATGCTAGTCTTGGGTTGGTGTCCCAACAGCACTTCGAAACACGCCTTCGCCATCACTTCGCTCAGAGGGATGTGACTGACGATGACCCAGCTTGGTATGCGCTGCGAAACACAGTGTATGCCTCTGGGTACAGACTCAGCTCATCCAATATGCCCTACTCAAATATGTTTGGGGAAATTCACGGACAGGCTTGGCGATACTTCGAAAAGGCCTTCTCCGTCCATACTGAGCTTCTATATTGTGACACTGGTCTTACAGCCGTGCAAGCGTTGACATCAATG AGCTTCTTCGCTGAAGGCCTGGGGAGCCCTTCTCTTGGGTACATGCTTTCCTCCTGTGCGATGCGACTAGCCCAGGCCAAAGGTCTTCACCGACAGCCGGCGCAGTCTTGGAATCTACCACAAGCCGAACAACAGCATCGAATCCGTCTTTTTTGGACCCTCTATATTCTCGAGAAGCATATCAGCTACCGGTCCGGGCGGCCCTCG ATcattgacgatgacgacatCAGTTGCTCATTGCCCAGTACTCAGCTTGCTGATAACACCACATACACGGACTCTTTCATTTACATAGTGCAGCATGCTCGAATTTCATCTCGGATCGCAAAGCAGTTGGCAAGTGGAAAGTCTTTCCGCCAAACACACGCGAAAATCCTGGAAGTAATCCAAGAACTCAACACGGAACTTCAAGAATGGCGGGATTCCTTGCCATCCTTCTTACAGCCGGACGCACCCACTACGAGACATGAAAAACGCCCACGAAACATCAATATGTATCATGTCATGTATCTCCGCTACGCTTACTATGGCAGCGTCATGGCGATTCATTGTATTCTCACACACCCTTGGAACAGCTCCCTCTTTGGTTCCGGTCAGACAGCGGCGTTGCACAGTCATATTTCAATAAGTTCACATGTTGTTGTTAATGCGGCTAGGAGTATAATACTGGACACCAACGCGATTCATGTCGATGCATCGACACCTATATG GTTGGCATTCTATTTTCCCCTCGTCAGTGCCATCAATATTTTTATCTACACTTTGAAGTATCCTGCGCTTCCAACAGCATCGTCTGACTTGGCACTACTGGACATCGCCACTGGCCACTTTAGCCGCTTGGAGTTGGTATCTCCAGACATTGCCTTGCCTTTCGTCAGGGAAATTGCAAGATTGGCCCGCGCAACCGTCGAATGTGTGAATAAAGTGGCGACATCTCCTAGCTCGTTGCTAAGACCAGACCTCCAAGCGTTTCCAGTTACGCCACCGTTTCTGCAGAATTCTGAGGACAATACT TCACTGAAGGAAGATATGCTTGAGTTGTACTCAGATAATTGGAGTACAATGTTTCCATGTTTGAACGACGAATTCCCAAGAAATTATTGA
- a CDS encoding NmrA/HSCARG family protein (COG:S;~EggNog:ENOG410PND0;~InterPro:IPR036291,IPR008030;~PFAM:PF13460,PF05368), with protein MSKILTVVGATGAQGGSVVTSALKSGAYKVRGVTRNVESARAKALAAQGVEMVAADTNDLASLVKAFKGSYAIFVVTDFFASFGTNGVEETVAIESNQGINCAKAASKTPTLEHYIWSTLPDNQKISGGKYSVPHFESKTRVDEYIRQDKALLSKTTFLFITYYATNILMPMFTPSQFKTTGKHVQLLPVAEDTPITTLGATTINTGIYVLAILQQPQLTLPARTVLAETETRTAKDIVKLWSEVSGTPAEYASISLDHYDNLWPKWGREVGLMLQFWDYAREKSWIAEDVVIKKEDLNITGLVGMKEVFAGIDWTTL; from the exons ATGTCTAAGATTCTCACTGTTGTCGGTGCTACTGGAGCGCAGGGTGGCTCTGTGGTTACCTCTGCTTTGAAGTCCGGTGCCTACAAGGTCCGCGGTGTTACTCGCAACGTTGAGAGTGCCAGGGCCAAGGCATTGGCCGCACAGGGCGTTGAAATGGTAGCTGCAGATACCAATGATCTTGCAAGCCTTGTCAAGGCATTCAAA GGTTCTTATGCCATCTTTGTTGTCACCGATTTCTTTGCCTCCTTCGGTACCAACGGCGTTGAAGAAACGGTTGCCATTGAGTCTAACCAGGGAATCAACTGCGCAAAGGCCGCCTCCAAGACTCCCACCCTTGAGCACTACATCTGGAGTACTCTCCCGGACAACCAAAAGATCTCCGGCGGCAAATACTCCGTGCCTCACTTTGAGAGCAAGACTAGGGTCGATGAGTACATTCGCCAGGATAAGGCGTTGCTGAGCAAAACtactttcctcttcattacCTACTATGCGACAAATATCCTGATGCCTATGTTTACGCCTAGCCAATTT AAAACCACTGGCAAACACGTTCAGCTGCTGCCTGTCGCCGAAGATACCCCCATTACTACTCTCGGCGCGACAACGATCAACACCGGAATCTACGTTCTCGCCATCCTCCAGCAGCCTCAGCTCACCCTGCCTGCCAGGACCGTTCTTGCCGAGACCGAGACACGGACCGCCAAGGATATTGTGAAGCTTTGGTCTGAGGTCTCTGGAACCCCTGCTGAATATGCATCGATCTCCCTTGACCACTACGATAACTTGTGGCCGAAATGGGGTCGTGAGGTTGGTCTCATGCTGCAATTCTGGGACTACGCTCGTGAGAAGAGCTGGATCGCGGAGGACGTGGTTATCAAGAAAGAGGACTTGAACATCACTGGCTTAGTGGGTATGAAGGAAGTCTTTGCCGGAATCGACTGGACTACTCTGTGA